In Halorubrum trapanicum, a single genomic region encodes these proteins:
- a CDS encoding DNA-binding protein: MSSNNVTTDVVSVDEQAFEKHDEGEVDEDGFEVVDETPEFRATVDMEVQAKVDSNHPDARVEEGPDHLFGKTLEQEERIKAREAELEHISAQAELSQQEGRAKRTRDIAAKRSAERRVKFQKRAASVNPMADPERDDPRAELTQEQLAAVNKQSMRLAEKLDGWSRAAIGRRLGEAVVGGKDLTSAVVGVFEELQTAPGTVIPIGKLEDVNRKEVSIEGRVEVLWDADSPAIAQVGLIADDSGKTKVTIWEKSDAPWIEEGEQVRIHKVARNWYEGRVSLAVTGWSTIMFPERGRWWE, from the coding sequence ATGTCTAGTAACAACGTCACCACGGATGTAGTTTCGGTCGATGAACAGGCTTTCGAGAAACACGATGAAGGCGAGGTCGACGAGGATGGCTTCGAAGTCGTCGACGAGACCCCGGAGTTCCGGGCGACGGTCGACATGGAAGTCCAGGCCAAAGTCGATTCCAACCACCCAGACGCGCGCGTCGAGGAAGGCCCGGATCACCTGTTCGGGAAGACCCTCGAACAGGAAGAGCGCATCAAGGCACGAGAGGCCGAGTTGGAACACATCAGTGCCCAGGCAGAACTCAGTCAGCAGGAGGGGCGTGCGAAGCGGACGCGAGACATCGCAGCGAAGCGAAGCGCTGAGCGGCGTGTGAAGTTCCAGAAGCGGGCAGCGAGCGTGAATCCGATGGCTGACCCGGAGCGAGACGATCCTCGTGCAGAGCTCACGCAGGAGCAGTTGGCGGCGGTGAACAAGCAGTCGATGCGGTTGGCGGAAAAACTGGATGGCTGGTCGCGAGCAGCGATTGGCCGGCGGTTGGGTGAAGCCGTCGTCGGTGGGAAAGACCTAACGAGTGCAGTCGTCGGGGTGTTCGAGGAGTTGCAGACGGCGCCTGGGACGGTGATCCCCATTGGGAAGCTCGAGGACGTCAATCGCAAAGAGGTGAGCATCGAGGGTCGAGTCGAAGTACTCTGGGATGCGGACTCGCCGGCCATCGCTCAAGTCGGGCTGATCGCAGACGACAGTGGAAAAACGAAGGTGACGATCTGGGAGAAATCAGATGCGCCGTGGATTGAAGAGGGCGAGCAGGTGCGTATTCACAAGGTAGCCCGGAACTGGTACGAGGGGCGCGTCTCACTGGCTGTCACTGGGTGGAGCACCATTATGTTCCCTGAGCGCGGTCGGTGGTGGGAATAG
- a CDS encoding transcription initiation factor IIB family protein, with amino-acid sequence MATREIYETTFDEDVQTDSNATQCPECNGQVTTNAVETVCEDCGLVVDEQRIDHGPEWRGFDEDERERTGAPLTASRHDRGLSTEIGHGTDANGNELSGQKRRRLARMRREQTRGRFQSKAERNLAHGLSEVRRISSTLELSETIRDQACQLFRSAQNEELLQGRSIEAMAAASVYGACRCNGRPRTLDDITESARVEQSRVTNAYTTLNTELGLPAQPVTPSAFVPRLASELDVSDQIRQRARQLAEASESTGATTGVRPSGFAAACLYKAGREDGQWLTQSDVADVANVSVVTVRTHRDTLDELAV; translated from the coding sequence ATGGCAACCAGAGAGATCTACGAAACGACGTTCGACGAAGACGTCCAGACCGACTCGAATGCTACGCAGTGTCCCGAGTGTAACGGGCAAGTTACAACCAACGCGGTTGAAACCGTCTGCGAGGACTGTGGACTCGTCGTCGACGAGCAGCGGATCGACCACGGGCCAGAGTGGCGAGGGTTCGACGAAGACGAACGGGAGCGCACGGGTGCTCCGTTGACAGCGTCGCGGCACGATCGTGGGTTGTCGACGGAGATCGGCCACGGGACCGATGCGAACGGGAACGAACTCTCAGGACAGAAGCGACGGCGGCTCGCTCGGATGCGCCGTGAACAGACGCGTGGGCGGTTTCAGTCGAAAGCCGAACGCAACCTCGCACACGGGCTTAGTGAAGTCCGCCGGATCAGTAGTACGCTCGAACTATCCGAGACGATCCGTGACCAGGCCTGCCAGCTCTTCCGCAGCGCTCAGAACGAGGAACTCCTGCAGGGCCGGTCGATTGAGGCGATGGCCGCCGCGAGTGTCTACGGAGCGTGTCGGTGTAACGGGCGACCACGAACGCTCGACGACATCACCGAGTCGGCGCGCGTCGAGCAATCGCGGGTGACGAACGCATACACGACGCTGAATACGGAACTTGGCCTGCCAGCCCAACCCGTGACGCCCAGTGCGTTCGTTCCGCGGTTGGCCTCGGAGCTCGACGTCTCCGATCAAATCCGGCAGCGGGCTCGGCAGTTGGCGGAAGCATCCGAATCGACTGGGGCAACCACCGGGGTTCGGCCGTCCGGGTTCGCTGCAGCCTGTCTGTACAAAGCCGGACGCGAAGACGGGCAATGGCTCACCCAGTCGGACGTCGCTGACGTTGCGAACGTCTCGGTGGTCACCGTGCGGACCCACCGCGACACACTGGACGAACTGGCTGTCTAA